One part of the Humulus lupulus chromosome 9, drHumLupu1.1, whole genome shotgun sequence genome encodes these proteins:
- the LOC133800367 gene encoding uncharacterized protein LOC133800367, with the protein MVTAQSRQKSYAGLKRKHVEFEVGDHVFLRVTPRKGISVKRFGKKGKLSPRYVGPFEILDRVSNVAYRVAFPPSMSGVHNIFHVSQLRKYVSDPSHVLSYETLGLQEDLSFDKRPVKILDRKDKVLRNKTISLVKVMWRNGVVEEAT; encoded by the coding sequence ATGGTTACagctcagagtagacagaagtcTTATGCAGGCCTAAAGCGCAAGCATGTTGAGTttgaagttggtgatcatgtatttctgCGTGTGACTCCAAGGAAAGGAATCTCCGTGaagaggtttggtaagaagggaaAGTTAAGTCCCAGATatgtcggaccttttgagattttggatagagTGAGCAATGTGGCTTACAGAGTAGCTTTTCCACCATCAATGTCCGGGGTGCACAATATATTTCATGTGTCACAACTTCGAAAATATGTATCCGACCCATCGCATGTGCTGAGCTATGAGACCTTGGGTTTGCAGGAGGATTTGTCATTCGATAAGCGTCCAGTAAAAATACTCGAtcgaaaggacaaggtcctaaggaataagactatttccttagtgaAAGTGATGTGGAGGAACGGTGTTGTTGAGGAAGCAACCTGA